The window GGAGTTGGACCGGACGGCCTTCTTGCAGGTGCACGGAGGCCGCAGGAACGGCTACTACCCCCGCAAGCTGGAGACCGCCTTTGGCCAGGTGGACCTGAAGGTCCCTAGGGATCGGGAATCTCGGTATTACCCGGCTTTCCTTAAGCCCTACGTCCGCCGCCTGGTGGACGTGGGGGAAGTGGCGGTAGCCCTTTACGCCGCCG is drawn from Thermus antranikianii DSM 12462 and contains these coding sequences:
- a CDS encoding transposase produces the protein MFNRGAHLSTRRCPVDQDTLRILLREAVRETVAEVLQTVLELDRTAFLQVHGGRRNGYYPRKLETAFGQVDLKVPRDRESRYYPAFLKPYVRRLVDVGEVAVALYAA